CCGAGGCCGCGGCCCCTCCCGTCAGCCCGTTCGACCACGGCGTCGCGATGCGCGGCGGCTACCGCGACGTCAGCCCGGCGGCCACGATCGCCGCGCGCGGCGCGGTCCACCTCGTCGACGTCCGCGAGCCCCACGAGTTCACCGGCGAGCTCGGCCACATCGCCGGCTCCGAGCTGGTGCCGCTCGCGACCGTCATGGACGCGGCCCGCGCCTGGGACCGCGCCCGCGACCTGATCCTGATCTGTCGCTCGGGCAACCGCTCCGGGCGCGCCGCCGAGGCCCTGGTCGCCGCCGGGTTCGCGCGGGTCATGAACATGACGGGCGGCATGCTCGCCTACAACGCCGCCGGCCTGCCGGTCGAGCGCACCTGACACAGCCCCGGAGGAGCGCCCCATGTCCACGCTGATCCACGTCGAACCGTTCTACGACCCGGCCACGTTCACGCTGACGTTCGTGGTGTCCGACCCGACCACCAAGGACGCGGTGATCATCGATCCCGTGCTCGACTACGACCCCGCGTCGGGCTCGACCAGCACGACCTCGGTCGACAAGGTCAGCGCCTACGTGCGCGCCCACGCCCTGCGCGTCCACTACGTGATCGAGACCCACGCCCACGCCGACCACCTGTCGGCGTCGCAGCTGCTGCGCCGGCGCTTCGACGCCCGGGTCGTGATCGGCGAGCGCATCCGCGAGGTCCAGGACACGTTCAAGGGCATCTTCGACCTGCCGGCCAGCTTCGCGACCGACGGGAGCCAGTTCGACCGCCTGCTCGTCGACGGCGAGGTCGTGGCCGCGGGCGCGCTCGCGATCGAGGTCATCGCCACGCCCGGCCACACCCCGGCCTGCGTCACGCTCAAGATCGGCGACGCGCTGTTCACGGGCGACGCGCTGTTCACCGAGGACTACGGCACCGGCCGGTGCGACTTCCCGCGCGGCAGCGCCGCCGAGCTCTACGAGTCGATCCAGAAGCTCTACCGCCTGCCCGACGCGACGCGCGTGTTCGTCGGTCACGACTACCAGCCGGGCGGGCGCGAGGTCCGCTGGGAGACCACGATCGGCGCGTCGAAGGCGAAGAACCCGCAGCTCGACGGCACGACGTCGAAGGACACGTTCGTGCGCGCGCGCGAGGCCCGCGACGCCACGCTGGCCGCGCCGCGCCTGCTGCTGCCGAGCGTGCAGGTCAACGTCGACGCCGGCCGCCTGCCGGCGCCGCACGCCAACGGCCACCGCTACCTGATGGTGCCGCTCAACGTGCTGCGCCCGGCCGACGAGCTGGGCCAGCCGCTGCCGAGGAGCTGACCGTGGCCACGACCATCGCGCACACGACCGACCTGTCCGGCGACGATCGCGCCGCCTTCGTCCACGCCAGCGGCCTCGCGGCCGCGAGCGCCGCGCGGCTGATCACCGTCCACGGCAACGCGCCGGCGACGGCGAGCGATCGCCTGCCCGACGCCGCGCCCCTGGCCACCGCCTGGGGCCGCCCGATCGCCCACGAGCGCCTGTGCCACGAGTGCTGCGACGACGTCACCGACACGGTCCTGGACGCGCTCCGGCGGATCGCGCCGGGCCTGGTCGTCACGGGCACCCACGCCCGCCACGGCCTGGCCGCGCTGGTCCACGGCTCGGTCGGCATGGCCCTGGCGCGCAACCTCGACGTGCCGACCCTGGTGGTCCCCAACCGCGGGCGCCGGTTCGTCGACGAGGCCACCGGCGCGATCGATCTGCGGCGGGTGCTGATCCCGGCCGGCGACGCGCTCCAGCTGGCCCAGGGCCTGGCGGCCGCGGCGGCGCTGGCCGAGCTGGCCGGCGCGACGGCGATCGAGCGGATCGTGCTCCACGTCGGCGCGACGCCGCTGGAGGTGCCGCGCGAGCCCAACCTGCGGGTCCGCGCCGCGACCGGCGGGCTCGACGCCGCGATCCTGGCGGCGGTCGCGGCCGAGGATCCGTGCGTGATCGTGATGACCACCGCCGGCCACGACGGCGTCCTCGACGCGCTGTTCGGCACCCACACCGAGCACATCATGCGCGACGCTGGCTGCCCGGTCCTCGCGGTGCCGACCGGCTGGAACGGCCGGCTCGCGCCGACCTGACCTGGGCGCGCCCGCGGTACGCTGCGGCCGCGATGGACGACGACGACGACGAGCTGCGCGCGCTGCGCCAGCAGGTGGCCGACGCGCCCGACGCGCCCGGCGCCCACGCCGCGCTCGCGACGGCGCTGCAGGCCCGCGGCGCGCTCGACGACGCGATCGGCGCGCACCGGGCGGCGGTCGACGCCGCGCACCAGCAGGCCGCGATCGCCAGCTACAACCTCGGCGCCGCGCTGGTCGCCGCCGGGCGCCTCGACGACGCCGCCGCCGCGTTCGCGACCGCGACGACGCTCGCGCCGCGCTGGCTGCCGCCGCTCGACAACCTGACGGCGATGCGCGCGCTGCTGGGGCAGTGGCCCGAGGCCGAGGCCGCCGCCCGCGCCGCCCTGGCGCTCGCGCCCGATCACGCCCTGGCCCACCACCACCTCGGGCTGGTGTGCGGCCAGACCGCCCGGCTCGACGAGGCGGCGGCCCACCACCGCGCGGCGCTCGCCGCCGATCCGACGCTGGCCGACGCCGCGCTCGCGCTCGGCGCGACGCTGACCGCGCAGGGCGACCACGCCGCGGCCCGGGCGGCCTACCGCCAGGCCCGCGCGCTCGCGCCGACCCGCGCCGACGCCGCGCTGGCGCTGGCGCTGGCCGAGCTGGCCCACGGCACGGTCGCCGACGCGGTCACCACCGCCGCCGCCGCCCGCGCGCTCGCGCCGACCGATCCGCGCGGCCACGCCGTCCACGGCAGCGCGCTGACCCGGGCCGGCGACCACGCCGCGGCCGCGGCGGCCTACGCCGCAGCTCGCGACCTGACGCCCGACGATCCCGACGCGCACTACAACTGCGCGCTCGCGGCCGAGGCCGCCGACCAGCCCGACCTGGCGATCGCGCACTATCGGGCGGCGCTGGCGCGGGCGCCGCGGCACCTGCCGTCGCTGCTCAACCTGTCCCGGGTCCTGGTCGACCTGCGCCGGCTCGACGAGCTCGAGCCGCTGTACCAGGAGATCGAGGCGCTGGTGCCGGCCAACACGATGACGCCGCACCTGCGGGCCGCGCTGCGCGGCGAGCTGACCGCGGCCGCGCCGCGCGCCTACGTCGTCGATCTGTTCGACGCGCTGGCGCCGCGGTTCGACGACCTGATGGTGGGGACGCTCCGCTACGCCGGCCACCGCCGCCTGGCGGCGCTGATCGCCGACCGCGCGGCCGGCCGCCGGTTCGCGCGCGCGCTCGACCTCGGCTGCGGCTCGGGCCTGGTGGCGCCGCTGGTCCGCGATCACGTCGCGTGGCTGGCGGGCGTCGATCTGGCGCCGCGGATGATCGAGGTCGCGCGCGCCCGCGGGCTGTACGACGAGCTGACCGTCGCCGACGTCGTCGATCACCTGGCCACCGTGCCGGCCGCGACGCTGGCGTTGGTGACCGCCGCCGACGTGCTGATCTACCTGGGCGACCTGGCCCCGCTGTTCGCCGCGGTCGCGCGGGCGCTGACCGACGCCGGCTGGTTCGCGTTCACCGTCGAGCGCAGCGACGCCGACGACGTCGTGCTCCAGGCCACCGGCCGCTACGCCCACGGCCGCGCGTACGTCGCGCGCCTGGCCGCGGCCCACGGCCTGACGGTGCTCGCGCTCGAGGCGTTCGAGGTCCGCCACGAGGCCGACCTGCCGGTGCCGGGCTGGCTCGTGCTGCTGGCGCGCGCGCCGTGACCGCGCGCGCGGGTCAGCCGACGACGTGGACGTTGCGGACCAGCTGCGCCAGCAGATCGTAGCCGTCCCAGAACCGCGCCAGGTGCAGGGCCTGCCCGACCGGCACCAGGCGATCGATCCCGCGGCCGGCCAGGCGCTGCGCCAGCTCGATCAGCTCGTGGCGCGCGAACCCGAAGTGGGTCAGCGTCTGATCGCGGCGTGTGACCCAGCGATCGAGGCTGGCCAGCGACGGCGCGATCGCCTCGAACAGCAGCCCGCCGCCCGGGTGCGCGCGCGACAGGCCGTCGAGCCGATCGACCCGCGCCACCGTCAGCGCCGCGCCGTAGTCGGTGCGCCCGACCACCGGCCCGTCGAGCACCGCCTGGTGCACGAACAGCTCCCGGGCCATGCGCAGCGCCACCTCGGGCCGCAGCCCGCGCGCGGTCGCGACGTCGGCCACCGCCGACCACAGCCGGTCGCGCACCGTCGCGACCAGCGCGCCGGTGCCGATCCACAGGCACAGCCGCGGCGACGAGCACGCCGCCTGATCGAACCAGAAGATGTCGTTGAAGAGCTGTTCGGCCAGCGCGACCAGCTCGGCCGGCGCCAGCGCCGCGACCGTGGCCGCGTCGAGCGCCATCAGCGACCAGCGGTCGGCGAAGGTCAGGTCGCGCCCGTACGGCGGCAGCGGCGCGCGCCGGATCGTGGCGACGGTGGCGTCGCCGCCCCAGATCACCCGGATCGCCGCGTGGGCCGAGATCGCCGCGGTGATCGCGTCGTCGTGGCCGTACTGGATCATCGCGACCCGCGCGCGGGCGTCGGCGTGGCGCGGCGCCGCCAGCAGCTCGTCGAGCAGCGCGCACAGGTGATCGACCACCGGCGCCGACCGGCTCGACAGCCGCACGACGTTGGTGTTGCCGGCCAGCACCGACAGCAGCCACGAGTACATGAAGATCGTGTCGACGTTGGCCGGCGGCACGTGGAACACCAGCCCGGCCGGCACCTGCACCAGGTCCTGGCGCGCCGCGGCCTCGTGCTCGCGCTTGCCCCGGGCCAGCTCGGCCTTGCGCATGAAGAACCCGAGCGTCATCAGCTCGGGGTGGACCCGCGCGACCGGGTCGGCCATCAGCCGGGCGCCGAACTGCTGGCACAGCTCGACGACGTCGTCGGCGTAGGGCTGCCCCGGCGGCGCCGCGACCAGCCCGCGCAGCAGCTCGGCCAGCTCGACCTCGCCGCGGTCCGGCACCCGGCACACCACCTTCACGGCGTCACCGCCGCGGCGTGGGTGTCGCTGCAGCCGCGCAGCTCGGCCCGCGGCACCCGCCCCAGCATGCGCAGCGCGTGGCCGCGCCGATCGCCGTCGTCGACGCGCTCGATCACGCCGAGGTCCTCGGTCAAGACCGAGTGGCCGGGGTAGCTGGTCGGCAGCGCGCTCACGGTCTGGATCACGCCGGGCGTGCCGATCGGCGCCGGCGCCAGCGTCAGCGGATCGCGGATGAGCACGTCGGCGAAGGTCGGCGGGTAGAGCAGGCCGTCGTCGCCCTCGAGGAACACCGAGCCGATCTGCTCGACCATGCCGTAGAAGTTGTAGATCCGCGTCAGCCCGGTCGCCGCCGTCAGGGCCGACCGGAAGGTGGCGTTGTCGACCGCGCGCTCGGCCAGCACCTTCCAGCCGCCCGAGTGGATCAGCGTCGCGTTGCGCAGATCGAGCCCGAGGTCGCGCACCTGCTCGTAGAAGTACGCCCAGATCATGTACGTGAAGCCGAAGATCAGGAACGGCGCGTCGCCGTGGCGCGCGAGGAAGTCGGCGAGCCCGGCGCGATCGAGCGCGTGGTCGGCGTCGAGCACGAACCGCGGCTGCGCGCCGAACGTCATCATGCCGAGCACGCCGGCGCCGCGGGCCGAGAACGCGGCGCGATCGCGCAGCACGCCGCCGTGGTCGACGATGATCATCGGCACGCGGCGCGGCCCGAGGACGTGGGTCAGGACCCGGGCCAGCGCGCGGGCCTGGCGGCGCGCGGTGTCGTGATCGAGGTAGACGCGGCTGGGCACCTGGCCGGTGGTGCCGCTCGAGGTCAGGGTCGTCGTGATCTGGTCGTCGGGCACCGACACCAGCCGGTGGCTCTTCCACAGCCCGACCGGCAGCCACGGCACCTCGGCCAGCGTGGTCGCGGGGCGATCGCCGCGGCCGAGCACGTCGGTGAGCCGGCGGTAGGCCGGGCACGACGCGCGGTGGTGCCGGGTCAGGGCGTCGAGCACCGGCACCAGCCGCGCGGCCTTGTCGGCCTGGGCCAGGCCGAACGGCGGCGCGTCGAGCAGCGCGTCGATCGCGGCGGTCAGCGGTGCGGGCGCGGGCGCGGTGGTCACGGTCCCTCGAGGGTACGGTAGTCCGGCTTGCCGCTGGGCAACCGCGGCAGCGCCGCGACCGCGATCAGCGCGAACCCGCTGGGGTGGATGCCGGTGCGCGCGCTGACCGCCGCCCGGACCGCCGCCAGGTCGGCCGGGCCCTCGACCACGATCTTGATCCGGTCGCCGTCCGCCACCGCGGCGAGGACCGTGCCCGCCGGCGCCGCCGCGGTCGCGATCGCCTCGATCTCGTCGAGGCTGACCCGCAGGCCGAACACCTTGGCGTAGCGCCGGGCGCGGCCGGTGATCCACAGCCAGCCGTCGGCGTCGAGGTAGCCGAGGTCGCCGGTCGCGAGCGCGCCGCCGAGGTCGTCGCCGCGGGCCAGATCGGCCCGGTCCTCGGCGTAGCCCAGCATCACGCTCGGGCCGCGGCACCAGACCTCGCCGACCTCGCCCGGCGCGGCCGGCCGACCGTCGACCTCGATCCAAACCTCGCCGCCGTCGAGCGCGCGCCCGACCGAGCCGGCCCGCGCCGGCAGCTCGCCCGGCGGCAAGATCGCGATCCGCGCGCACGCCTCGGTCTGCCCGTACATCACGTACAGGCCGCCGCCGCGCGCGCCCGCGATCTCGTGGAACCGCCGCACCTGCGCCGGCGCCAGCGCGCCGCCGGCCTGGGTCAACCACCGCAGGCTCGGCGGCGCGATCGTCGCGAGCTCGAGCCGGCGCAGCAGCTCGAACGAGTACGGCACGCCCGCCAGCGAGGTCGCGCCGTGGCGCCGACACGCCGCCCAGAAGCCGTCGGTGACGAGCCCGTCGCCGGTGACCAGCACGGTCGCGCCGGCCGCGAGGTGGCTGGTGACCACCGACAGCCCGAACGAGTAGTGGATCGGCAGCGTCGTCGGCGCCACCGCGCCCGGCCCGAGCGCGAGCGCCGCCGCGATCGCGCGCGCGTTGGCCTCGACCGCCGCCGCCGACAGCCGCACCAGCTTGCGGCTGCCGGTCGAGCCCGAGGTCGACAGCAGCAGCGCCAGCGCCGGATCCGGCGCGACGCCGCCGCGCCGGCCGACCCACGCCCGCCCGCGCACCACCTCGGGCCGGTAGCGGTCGAGCACGGCGTCGGCCAGCTCGGCGTCGAGGGCGCGATCGAGCAACAGCACCGGCAGGCCGGCCGCCCACGCCCCGAGCAGCTCGACGATCGACGCGACGTCGTTGCCGGCGAACAGCGCCACCAGGCCGCCGCCGTCGGCGCGCAGCCGCGCCGCGGCCACGGCCACCAGGGCGTCGAGCTCGGCGTAGCTGATCCGGCGATCGGTGGTCGCGTCGATCAGCGCGATCGCGGCGGGCGCGCCGACGGCCAGGCGCGCCATCAGGCCGCGAGCCCGCCGTCGACGCCGATCACCTGCCCGGTCACGTACGCCCCCAGCTCCGAGGCCAGGAACAGCACGACGCCGGCGACGTCGGCCGGCGTCCCGACCCGGCCCAGGCCGATGGCCGCGGTCCGCTCGGCCTGCACCGCCGGCGGCAGCGCCCGCACCAGCTCGGTGTCGATGTAGCCGGGCGCGATCGCGTTGACGCGGATGCCCTGGGGCGCCAGCTCCTTGGCCGCCGACCAGGTCAGGCCCAGGAGCGCGGCCTTGCTCGCGGCGTAGACCGCCTGGCCGGCGCCGCCGTGGGTGCCGAGGATCGAGCTGACGTTGATGATCGCGCCGTGGCGGTGCCGCGCCATCAGCCGGGCGCCGGCCTGGAGCACGTGGATCGCGCCCTTGGTGTTGACGTCGATCACCCGATCGATCAGCTCGGCGCTGGCCATCCCCAGCAGCGCGCCCTCGAGCACGCCGGCGTTGTTGACCAGCACGTCGAGCCGCTTCCACTGCGCGAACAGCGTCGCGAACCAGCCCTTGACCACCGCCGGATCGGCGACGTCGCCGGCCAGCGCCAGCGTGCGTACGCCGAACTCGGCCGCCAGCGCCGCCGCCTGCTCGGCCAGCGCGGTCGGATCTTGACGACCGTGGACGGCGACGTCGGCGCCGTGGGCGGCCAGCGTGCGCGCGACCTCGCGGCCGATGCCGCGCGACGAGCCGGTCACGAACGCGGTGCGCCCGGCCAGCAGCGGTGGGTCAGAGCGCCACGCCATGTTTCCCGACGATCGCACAGGCCGCGGCGAAGCTCGACATCCCGATCACGTCGTCGGTATCGAGCATCAGCTCGAACGCGCTCTCGATGCTCGCGACCAGCTGCATGTGCGCGACCGAGTCCCACTCCTTGACCGCGCGGTAGGCCAGCTCGTCCACCGGCGCCTCGGCGGGCAAGCCTAGCGCCTCGCGGAAGGTGGCCCGCAACTTGTCGCGGTTGTCGCTCATGGCGGCGGACGTTAGGGGCTCGGCGTCCGACGGTCAACCGGCGCCGCTCACCGGCCACCGACGCCGTAGCTCAGCTCGGCGACCACCAGGACCGCCGGGTCGGCGCCGCGCCGGACCGCGAGCCCGACGAACCCGGGCAGCGCCCGCGCGCGGTCGTGCGCGGCCAGCGCCAGGCCGAGCCCGACGGTCACGGTCAGGTCGCGGCGGTCGAGGTCGTCGGCGTGGTACCGGCGCAGGCGCACGCGCACCTCGCCGCGGGTCGCGGCCGCCGCCGGCCACGCG
This genomic window from Myxococcales bacterium contains:
- a CDS encoding rhodanese-like domain-containing protein — protein: MRGGYRDVSPAATIAARGAVHLVDVREPHEFTGELGHIAGSELVPLATVMDAARAWDRARDLILICRSGNRSGRAAEALVAAGFARVMNMTGGMLAYNAAGLPVERT
- a CDS encoding MBL fold metallo-hydrolase; this encodes MSTLIHVEPFYDPATFTLTFVVSDPTTKDAVIIDPVLDYDPASGSTSTTSVDKVSAYVRAHALRVHYVIETHAHADHLSASQLLRRRFDARVVIGERIREVQDTFKGIFDLPASFATDGSQFDRLLVDGEVVAAGALAIEVIATPGHTPACVTLKIGDALFTGDALFTEDYGTGRCDFPRGSAAELYESIQKLYRLPDATRVFVGHDYQPGGREVRWETTIGASKAKNPQLDGTTSKDTFVRAREARDATLAAPRLLLPSVQVNVDAGRLPAPHANGHRYLMVPLNVLRPADELGQPLPRS
- a CDS encoding universal stress protein → MATTIAHTTDLSGDDRAAFVHASGLAAASAARLITVHGNAPATASDRLPDAAPLATAWGRPIAHERLCHECCDDVTDTVLDALRRIAPGLVVTGTHARHGLAALVHGSVGMALARNLDVPTLVVPNRGRRFVDEATGAIDLRRVLIPAGDALQLAQGLAAAAALAELAGATAIERIVLHVGATPLEVPREPNLRVRAATGGLDAAILAAVAAEDPCVIVMTTAGHDGVLDALFGTHTEHIMRDAGCPVLAVPTGWNGRLAPT
- a CDS encoding tetratricopeptide repeat protein; protein product: MDDDDDELRALRQQVADAPDAPGAHAALATALQARGALDDAIGAHRAAVDAAHQQAAIASYNLGAALVAAGRLDDAAAAFATATTLAPRWLPPLDNLTAMRALLGQWPEAEAAARAALALAPDHALAHHHLGLVCGQTARLDEAAAHHRAALAADPTLADAALALGATLTAQGDHAAARAAYRQARALAPTRADAALALALAELAHGTVADAVTTAAAARALAPTDPRGHAVHGSALTRAGDHAAAAAAYAAARDLTPDDPDAHYNCALAAEAADQPDLAIAHYRAALARAPRHLPSLLNLSRVLVDLRRLDELEPLYQEIEALVPANTMTPHLRAALRGELTAAAPRAYVVDLFDALAPRFDDLMVGTLRYAGHRRLAALIADRAAGRRFARALDLGCGSGLVAPLVRDHVAWLAGVDLAPRMIEVARARGLYDELTVADVVDHLATVPAATLALVTAADVLIYLGDLAPLFAAVARALTDAGWFAFTVERSDADDVVLQATGRYAHGRAYVARLAAAHGLTVLALEAFEVRHEADLPVPGWLVLLARAP
- a CDS encoding gamma-glutamyl phosphate reductase, which translates into the protein MKVVCRVPDRGEVELAELLRGLVAAPPGQPYADDVVELCQQFGARLMADPVARVHPELMTLGFFMRKAELARGKREHEAAARQDLVQVPAGLVFHVPPANVDTIFMYSWLLSVLAGNTNVVRLSSRSAPVVDHLCALLDELLAAPRHADARARVAMIQYGHDDAITAAISAHAAIRVIWGGDATVATIRRAPLPPYGRDLTFADRWSLMALDAATVAALAPAELVALAEQLFNDIFWFDQAACSSPRLCLWIGTGALVATVRDRLWSAVADVATARGLRPEVALRMARELFVHQAVLDGPVVGRTDYGAALTVARVDRLDGLSRAHPGGGLLFEAIAPSLASLDRWVTRRDQTLTHFGFARHELIELAQRLAGRGIDRLVPVGQALHLARFWDGYDLLAQLVRNVHVVG
- a CDS encoding acyl-protein synthetase, translated to MLDAPPFGLAQADKAARLVPVLDALTRHHRASCPAYRRLTDVLGRGDRPATTLAEVPWLPVGLWKSHRLVSVPDDQITTTLTSSGTTGQVPSRVYLDHDTARRQARALARVLTHVLGPRRVPMIIVDHGGVLRDRAAFSARGAGVLGMMTFGAQPRFVLDADHALDRAGLADFLARHGDAPFLIFGFTYMIWAYFYEQVRDLGLDLRNATLIHSGGWKVLAERAVDNATFRSALTAATGLTRIYNFYGMVEQIGSVFLEGDDGLLYPPTFADVLIRDPLTLAPAPIGTPGVIQTVSALPTSYPGHSVLTEDLGVIERVDDGDRRGHALRMLGRVPRAELRGCSDTHAAAVTP
- a CDS encoding AMP-binding protein, with the translated sequence MARLAVGAPAAIALIDATTDRRISYAELDALVAVAAARLRADGGGLVALFAGNDVASIVELLGAWAAGLPVLLLDRALDAELADAVLDRYRPEVVRGRAWVGRRGGVAPDPALALLLSTSGSTGSRKLVRLSAAAVEANARAIAAALALGPGAVAPTTLPIHYSFGLSVVTSHLAAGATVLVTGDGLVTDGFWAACRRHGATSLAGVPYSFELLRRLELATIAPPSLRWLTQAGGALAPAQVRRFHEIAGARGGGLYVMYGQTEACARIAILPPGELPARAGSVGRALDGGEVWIEVDGRPAAPGEVGEVWCRGPSVMLGYAEDRADLARGDDLGGALATGDLGYLDADGWLWITGRARRYAKVFGLRVSLDEIEAIATAAAPAGTVLAAVADGDRIKIVVEGPADLAAVRAAVSARTGIHPSGFALIAVAALPRLPSGKPDYRTLEGP
- a CDS encoding 3-oxoacyl-ACP reductase FabG, which produces MAWRSDPPLLAGRTAFVTGSSRGIGREVARTLAAHGADVAVHGRQDPTALAEQAAALAAEFGVRTLALAGDVADPAVVKGWFATLFAQWKRLDVLVNNAGVLEGALLGMASAELIDRVIDVNTKGAIHVLQAGARLMARHRHGAIINVSSILGTHGGAGQAVYAASKAALLGLTWSAAKELAPQGIRVNAIAPGYIDTELVRALPPAVQAERTAAIGLGRVGTPADVAGVVLFLASELGAYVTGQVIGVDGGLAA
- a CDS encoding acyl carrier protein → MSDNRDKLRATFREALGLPAEAPVDELAYRAVKEWDSVAHMQLVASIESAFELMLDTDDVIGMSSFAAACAIVGKHGVAL